In Natrinema amylolyticum, the DNA window TCGATTCCGGTCGGTCCGACGAAGTCTTCGAAACGATCCGCTCGATCGGGACCGAAAAGGAGCTGACGATCATCGAACCGCTGCTCGGAGGTGAGGCCTGATGCGACTCGCCATCCTCGGTGCCGGTGACGTCGGCCGATCGGTCACCGACCTCGCTAGCGAGTACGGGCACGACGTCGTTGCGCTCGCCGACTCGACGAGCGCCGCGATCGATGCGAACGGTATCGACGTCGAGAGCGTCCTCCAACGGAAAGCGGATACCGAACCGGTCGGAACGGACGACCCGTCAGCGGTTTTCGAAACCGAGTACGACGTCCTGGTCGAGGCGACACCGACGACCCTCGGCGATGCCGAACCCGGCTTTACCCACGCCCAGCGCGCGCTCGAGGCCGATCGACACGTCGTCCTGGCGAATAAGGGTCCGGTCGCCGAACGTTACGAGGAAATCCGTGCGCTCGAGGCCGAGAGCGACGGCTCACTCCGATTCGAAGCGACCGTCGGCGGTGCGGTCCCGGTCCTCTCGACGATCGAAGACGAAATGCCGAGAAACGTCACTGCGGTACGCGGTGTGCTCAACGGGACCGTCAACTTTATTCTCACGCGGATGGCCGTGGAGGGACTCGACTACGAACACGTCCTCGCGGAAGCACAGGACCTCGGTGTGGTAGAAGCAGATCCCAGTTTCGACGTCGGCGGCACCGACGCGGCACTGAAGTTCGTCATCATTGCGAACGTGCTGGCCGACGGCGGGTTCTCGCTCGAGGACGCGGCGGTCGA includes these proteins:
- a CDS encoding homoserine dehydrogenase, translating into MRLAILGAGDVGRSVTDLASEYGHDVVALADSTSAAIDANGIDVESVLQRKADTEPVGTDDPSAVFETEYDVLVEATPTTLGDAEPGFTHAQRALEADRHVVLANKGPVAERYEEIRALEAESDGSLRFEATVGGAVPVLSTIEDEMPRNVTAVRGVLNGTVNFILTRMAVEGLDYEHVLAEAQDLGVVEADPSFDVGGTDAALKFVIIANVLADGGFSLEDAAVEGIQDIPGSALDLAAEDGRTIRLIGEATRDGVRVGPRLVPENSALAVTGTRNVVQIETRNAGSLHSSGRGAGGPETATAVLSDVGRLSLL